From a single Desulfatirhabdium butyrativorans DSM 18734 genomic region:
- a CDS encoding DEAD/DEAH box helicase — METLAWLVEIAGKGDAADLIRSYAEVYKKDLFSDNIVFQTTMDGRRQIVRYVPELDKEGVQDLPPENLCRLAFKMATGSGKTWVMAMVMVWSHFHRKMVPESTLSTNFLMVAPNVIVYQRLEKDFGANRVFYQIPLIPPEWRALFSQKVILRGEASEPDPSGNLFLTNIHQLYESRDQAWTPANAVETLLGKKPSQDLAASGQRSMLERVKSLKDLVVLNDEAHHVHDEDLAWSQSLLAIHRVLPRGLSLWLDFSATPKDQNGMYFPWTVCDYPLAQAVEDRIVKAPLIVTKEDDPKQPAEDPDNVTKENVSEKYGYWLRAAVQRWREHDAVYKKLGQRPVLFIMAEKNVFADALGEYLWKTKEFGLLESEVLVIHTDAAGEITKKDLEKAREAARDIDKAESRIKAIVSVMMLREGWDVRNVSVVLGLRPFTAKAEILPEQVIGRGLRLMTQIGPDKTQTLEVLGTRNLLKVVRDQLEAEGVGVASTDKKDPPLPVIIAPIQERTAYDINLPITKPRLVHDVRKLADLRLDNLEAIYEQAELAEVFRVRLKLQFATTQTEVHQADIAADLPQARQLIASIANKVIDRAKLPNRFAELYPIVRDYVASRCFGQSVDLEAEVLRSHLARLELQEGIAKYLARKIAELTLERRTIEFEKADYKLSQTKPFSWRRNLPPLTAAKTIFNFVATYNDFERQFAEFLDRAPDVPRFAALGTTEQGESGTQFRVDYIKPSGAIGFYHPDWVVVQKAGGREVNWIIETKGRVWEGTRAKDEAIGSWCRRVSEQTGEPWRYIRINQKDVNLVKSVSLSGLIGSLQLPASTIFKVEE, encoded by the coding sequence ATGGAGACCCTGGCCTGGCTGGTGGAGATCGCCGGCAAGGGGGATGCCGCGGACCTGATCCGCTCCTATGCCGAGGTTTACAAAAAGGACCTCTTTTCCGACAACATCGTCTTTCAGACCACCATGGACGGCCGCCGCCAGATCGTGCGCTATGTGCCGGAGCTGGACAAGGAGGGGGTCCAGGACCTGCCGCCGGAAAACCTCTGCCGCCTGGCCTTCAAGATGGCCACCGGTTCCGGCAAGACCTGGGTCATGGCCATGGTCATGGTCTGGTCGCACTTTCACCGCAAAATGGTTCCGGAATCGACGCTTTCGACCAACTTTTTGATGGTCGCCCCCAACGTGATCGTCTACCAGCGGCTGGAAAAGGATTTCGGCGCCAACCGGGTATTTTATCAGATCCCGCTGATTCCGCCGGAGTGGCGCGCTCTGTTCAGCCAGAAGGTGATCCTGCGCGGCGAAGCATCCGAACCCGATCCTTCCGGCAACCTGTTTTTGACCAACATCCACCAGCTCTATGAGTCCCGCGATCAGGCCTGGACCCCCGCCAACGCCGTGGAAACCCTGCTGGGCAAAAAGCCTTCCCAGGACCTGGCCGCTTCGGGACAGCGATCCATGCTGGAGCGGGTCAAGTCCTTGAAAGACCTGGTGGTACTCAACGACGAGGCCCATCACGTGCACGACGAGGACCTGGCCTGGAGCCAGTCGCTTTTGGCCATTCACCGCGTCCTGCCCAGGGGCCTTTCCCTCTGGTTGGATTTTTCGGCTACGCCCAAGGACCAGAACGGCATGTACTTTCCCTGGACCGTCTGCGACTACCCGCTAGCCCAGGCCGTGGAGGACCGCATCGTCAAGGCCCCCCTGATCGTCACCAAGGAGGATGACCCCAAACAGCCTGCTGAAGATCCGGACAATGTGACCAAGGAAAACGTGTCGGAGAAATACGGCTACTGGCTGCGCGCCGCGGTCCAGCGCTGGCGGGAACACGATGCGGTGTATAAGAAATTGGGCCAGCGGCCGGTGCTGTTCATCATGGCCGAAAAGAACGTCTTTGCCGACGCTTTGGGCGAGTATCTATGGAAAACAAAGGAGTTCGGCCTGCTGGAAAGCGAGGTCCTGGTGATCCATACCGACGCTGCCGGCGAGATCACCAAAAAGGATCTGGAAAAGGCCCGAGAGGCGGCCCGGGATATCGACAAGGCCGAGAGCCGGATCAAGGCCATCGTCAGCGTCATGATGCTGCGCGAGGGGTGGGACGTGCGCAATGTGTCGGTAGTTCTGGGTTTGCGACCTTTTACAGCCAAGGCCGAGATACTGCCCGAGCAGGTCATCGGCCGGGGGCTGCGCCTGATGACCCAGATCGGCCCGGACAAGACCCAGACCCTGGAAGTGCTGGGCACCCGTAACCTGCTCAAGGTGGTGCGCGACCAGCTCGAAGCCGAAGGCGTGGGCGTGGCTTCCACCGACAAGAAAGACCCGCCTTTGCCGGTCATCATTGCGCCGATCCAGGAGCGAACGGCTTACGACATCAACCTGCCGATCACCAAGCCGCGCCTGGTGCACGACGTCCGAAAGCTTGCGGACCTGCGACTTGATAATCTGGAGGCCATTTATGAACAGGCGGAGCTTGCGGAGGTCTTCCGGGTTCGGCTGAAACTACAGTTCGCCACCACTCAGACCGAAGTGCATCAAGCCGACATCGCCGCCGATCTGCCCCAGGCCCGCCAATTGATCGCTTCCATTGCCAACAAGGTGATCGACCGGGCCAAGCTGCCCAACCGGTTTGCCGAGCTGTATCCCATTGTGCGCGATTATGTCGCCTCCCGTTGTTTCGGCCAATCGGTCGATCTGGAAGCGGAAGTCTTGCGGTCCCACCTGGCCCGGCTCGAACTGCAGGAAGGCATCGCCAAATACCTGGCCCGCAAGATCGCCGAGCTGACCCTGGAGCGCCGCACCATCGAATTCGAGAAAGCGGATTATAAACTGTCCCAAACCAAGCCATTCAGCTGGCGGCGCAACCTGCCGCCGCTGACGGCCGCCAAAACAATTTTTAACTTCGTGGCCACTTACAATGATTTCGAACGCCAATTCGCAGAGTTTCTGGACCGTGCCCCGGACGTGCCGCGCTTTGCCGCCCTCGGAACCACCGAACAGGGCGAGTCCGGAACCCAGTTCCGGGTGGATTACATCAAGCCCAGCGGGGCCATCGGCTTCTATCACCCGGACTGGGTGGTGGTGCAGAAGGCCGGAGGTAGGGAGGTAAACTGGATCATCGAGACCAAGGGCCGCGTCTGGGAAGGCACTCGGGCCAAGGATGAAGCCATCGGTTCCTGGTGCCGCCGGGTTTCCGAACAAACCGGCGAGC
- a CDS encoding AlbA family DNA-binding domain-containing protein, whose product MTIETLLKQPEGKTLEFKRDLSSPKKLMKTLVAFANTAGGKVIIGVDDKNRSPVGIAHPLDEEERLCSMIADAISPRLVPNVEMVTVENKTLLVIEVFLSGTRPHWVKAEGPETGVYVRLGSTNRQADRELIAELRRSVEGIAFDELPMPDLTVADLDLAAMKTVFRGRHNLDEKEMLTLRLLTKDQGRLVPTKGAVLICGKERSLHFPDAWVQCGRFIGRDKARIFDHIDLYDHLPQAVDGILLFLKKHAMRGADFSEVRRKDVWSIPLEILREVVINALVHADYSQRGAPIRVAFFDDRIEIENPGILLPGMTIEDMRRGVSKIRNHVIARIFRELNLIEQWGSGIPRILREAEALGLPDLQMEEIGMRVRVTVFLVEQIAATKSAEQVEAHDEAHDEAHEPMTEVEQVIMTACAHSPQSTPDLLRMLGYKSRTGNFKRALSRLLAMGLLEMTNPQKPRARNQRYRSTHSGEEVLRKAGQDKESTQ is encoded by the coding sequence ATGACCATTGAGACCTTATTAAAGCAGCCCGAAGGCAAGACGCTTGAATTCAAGCGGGACCTGTCTTCACCCAAAAAATTGATGAAAACCCTGGTGGCCTTTGCCAATACGGCCGGCGGTAAGGTCATCATCGGCGTGGATGACAAAAACCGTTCACCTGTCGGCATTGCCCATCCTTTGGACGAGGAAGAGCGACTTTGCAGTATGATCGCCGATGCCATCAGTCCGCGGCTCGTCCCGAATGTGGAGATGGTAACGGTCGAGAACAAGACGCTGCTGGTGATCGAGGTCTTTTTGAGCGGCACCCGACCCCACTGGGTCAAGGCCGAAGGGCCGGAAACCGGCGTTTACGTGCGTCTGGGGTCCACCAATCGTCAGGCCGACCGGGAGTTGATCGCCGAACTGCGGCGCTCGGTGGAGGGCATCGCCTTTGATGAACTGCCCATGCCGGACTTGACCGTCGCTGATCTGGATCTGGCTGCAATGAAAACCGTGTTTCGTGGCAGGCATAATCTGGACGAGAAGGAAATGCTGACCCTGCGGCTGCTGACAAAAGACCAGGGCCGGCTGGTTCCCACCAAGGGCGCTGTCCTGATCTGCGGCAAGGAGCGGTCCCTGCATTTTCCCGATGCCTGGGTGCAGTGCGGCCGGTTCATCGGCCGGGACAAGGCCCGCATTTTCGATCACATCGACCTTTACGACCATCTGCCCCAGGCGGTGGACGGCATCCTTCTGTTCCTCAAAAAGCACGCCATGCGGGGCGCGGATTTTTCCGAGGTGCGGCGCAAGGATGTATGGAGCATCCCTTTGGAGATTCTGCGCGAGGTGGTCATCAACGCCCTGGTGCACGCCGATTACTCCCAAAGGGGGGCGCCCATACGGGTGGCGTTTTTCGATGACCGCATCGAGATCGAAAACCCGGGCATCCTGCTGCCCGGCATGACCATCGAGGACATGCGTCGGGGCGTCTCCAAGATCCGCAACCATGTCATCGCCCGGATCTTCCGGGAGCTGAACCTGATCGAGCAGTGGGGCAGCGGCATTCCCCGCATTTTGAGGGAGGCCGAGGCATTGGGCCTGCCGGATCTGCAAATGGAAGAAATCGGGATGCGGGTGCGCGTCACGGTGTTTTTGGTGGAGCAGATCGCCGCTACAAAATCCGCCGAACAAGTCGAGGCCCATGATGAGGCCCATGATGAGGCCCATGAGCCCATGACGGAGGTTGAGCAAGTCATAATGACTGCATGCGCCCATAGTCCCCAAAGCACCCCCGACCTTCTCAGGATGCTGGGATACAAATCGCGAACCGGCAATTTCAAAAGGGCGCTGTCCCGATTATTGGCCATGGGCCTTCTCGAAATGACAAACCCGCAAAAACCCAGAGCCAGAAATCAGCGTTACCGGTCTACCCATTCAGGGGAGGAAGTATTGCGGAAAGCCGGTCAAGATAAGGAAAGCACCCAATGA
- a CDS encoding GIY-YIG nuclease family protein — protein MRRVIQTEVDVSLEKDGYILVGKVDLLMGQDLPAPRPGLFFVYVIECANGSHYIGQTEDLCRRWVEHLKGNAAQWTQRHKPIRIAHYEEFSSRKEAVERERNLKTGYGRKYLKRLIKSGQAQQAGNKLELLDFKTSERSTDAGLLSTYEDQLCTYAHVLERRHGKHPERLLLYWTAEPDKAAALMEIPYRPEKVEAGGRRFDQVVSRIQARDFTVHRLPEIKVCKECDLKALCGAERRI, from the coding sequence ATGCGCCGGGTCATCCAGACCGAGGTGGACGTCTCCCTGGAAAAAGACGGCTATATCCTGGTTGGCAAGGTGGACCTGCTGATGGGGCAGGACCTGCCTGCGCCGCGGCCGGGTCTTTTTTTCGTCTATGTCATCGAATGTGCAAATGGGAGTCACTACATCGGTCAAACAGAGGACCTTTGTCGCCGTTGGGTTGAACACTTAAAAGGGAACGCGGCCCAGTGGACCCAACGCCACAAGCCAATACGTATTGCTCACTACGAGGAATTTAGCTCTCGAAAAGAAGCCGTTGAGCGGGAACGAAACCTTAAGACCGGCTATGGAAGAAAATACCTGAAGCGGCTGATTAAGAGCGGCCAGGCGCAGCAGGCAGGCAACAAGCTGGAGCTGCTGGATTTCAAGACCAGCGAGCGCAGCACCGATGCGGGATTACTTTCGACTTACGAGGATCAGCTCTGCACCTATGCCCACGTGCTGGAGCGGCGGCACGGCAAACACCCCGAACGCCTCTTGCTCTACTGGACCGCCGAGCCGGACAAGGCAGCCGCGCTGATGGAAATTCCCTATCGCCCGGAAAAGGTGGAAGCGGGCGGGCGCCGGTTTGACCAGGTGGTATCCCGTATTCAGGCGCGGGATTTCACCGTCCACCGATTGCCGGAAATCAAGGTGTGCAAGGAGTGTGATCTGAAAGCACTGTGCGGGGCGGAACGAAGGATATGA
- the lpxK gene encoding tetraacyldisaccharide 4'-kinase codes for MLQKFIHKVEAVITGKSRAPALEIGLEALSTGYGMAVSLRRRLYEKGFLPQYRLPCFVISVGNITVGGTGKTPMVMRIANLLTHDGFRVAVLSRGYGGRAETAGTIVSDGNGLIRDAALAGDEPVLISRSCPGVPVLAGKNRIASGKLACERFHPDCIVLDDGFQHLALDRDVDIVLLDVRQPAGNGHLLPRGPLREPLAALRSADAFVLTRNGSAGNSPAQAPDGFPLGKPIFRSNHRELVRALIHPGQTIDFLPAAGEGDSNSGLISGRRVYRFSGIADNARVDASIEKLGATVAGNMDFRDHHLYDDREIAAIEAEARRCHAGMLVTTEKDAVRLMGRAAFSIPLAILGIVLEMVPKDRFLFENWLLRLARAKTGKQNSDDPEVLQLPTK; via the coding sequence ATGCTCCAGAAATTCATTCACAAAGTTGAGGCCGTCATTACCGGGAAGTCTCGTGCGCCTGCGCTTGAAATCGGCCTGGAGGCGCTTTCCACCGGATACGGGATGGCAGTCTCTCTGCGAAGAAGGCTGTATGAAAAAGGCTTTCTGCCCCAATACCGGTTGCCGTGTTTCGTCATTTCCGTCGGCAACATCACGGTCGGAGGCACCGGTAAAACGCCGATGGTGATGCGGATCGCCAACCTGTTGACGCATGATGGATTCCGCGTCGCGGTCCTGAGCCGGGGGTACGGCGGAAGAGCTGAAACCGCCGGAACGATTGTCAGTGATGGAAACGGCCTCATTCGTGATGCAGCCCTCGCGGGAGACGAACCGGTACTGATCAGCCGCTCCTGCCCCGGCGTGCCCGTGCTGGCGGGGAAAAATCGGATCGCCTCCGGAAAGCTGGCCTGCGAGCGGTTCCATCCGGACTGCATCGTTCTCGACGACGGGTTTCAACATCTCGCCCTGGACCGGGATGTGGATATCGTTTTGCTGGATGTGCGTCAGCCCGCCGGAAACGGCCATCTTCTGCCGCGGGGGCCCCTTCGGGAACCCCTTGCAGCGCTCCGATCCGCAGATGCCTTCGTGCTGACCCGAAACGGATCGGCAGGCAATTCCCCGGCACAGGCACCGGACGGTTTCCCGTTGGGAAAGCCCATTTTCCGCTCCAATCATCGGGAGCTGGTCCGGGCGCTGATACATCCCGGGCAAACGATCGACTTTCTCCCTGCCGCCGGAGAGGGCGATTCGAATTCCGGGCTGATTTCCGGAAGACGGGTCTATCGCTTCAGCGGTATTGCAGACAATGCCCGCGTAGATGCCTCCATTGAAAAGCTGGGGGCCACCGTCGCCGGCAACATGGATTTTCGCGACCACCATCTTTATGACGATCGCGAAATTGCGGCCATCGAGGCCGAAGCGAGGCGCTGCCATGCCGGGATGCTGGTCACGACCGAAAAAGATGCCGTTCGTCTGATGGGAAGGGCCGCCTTCTCCATTCCCCTCGCCATTTTGGGAATTGTCCTCGAGATGGTTCCGAAAGATCGATTTCTTTTCGAAAACTGGTTGTTGCGTCTTGCTCGGGCAAAAACAGGAAAGCAGAATTCAGATGATCCAGAGGTTTTGCAATTACCCACTAAATGA
- a CDS encoding 3-deoxy-D-manno-octulosonic acid transferase: MPIYNFLLTIAMILSLPFWLAGVLWSEKRRKTFLYRLGIRFPKPFDRNRFKTEESIWVHALSVGEVLSALPLARHLKQRYPDRPVVFSASTLSGFEIASREMAEDVDGVVYFPYDHPWCIRRVFSFLRPAVVCIVETDIWPNFLRFARKRHIPVIWANARVSEDSLKGYMRFSWLFGRLFRQFTWICPQSETDRSRVLAVGADPQHVAVLGNFKFDQLAPPPDEHFQKFKRILVPGAEQKLFIAGSTHEGEEQIVLAAFLEARETVSGLRLILAPRHPKRAKALMQLVQERQCSTERLSRMLQTGVDPPDVIVVDGMGALRGLYALSDVAFVGGSLVNAGGHNPLEPATFRLPVLFGPDMTDFGEISELLLQQHAAIVVHDAAEMAAAIRDLLADPQVAKDMGERAYGVLRAHRGAIQKTADLIGRCLQPPVMNPSAEAHAPEIHSQS; this comes from the coding sequence ATGCCGATTTACAATTTCCTGCTGACCATTGCGATGATCCTGAGCCTCCCGTTCTGGCTGGCCGGTGTGCTGTGGTCTGAAAAACGGCGAAAAACCTTTCTGTACCGGCTGGGTATCCGGTTTCCGAAGCCTTTTGACCGAAATCGTTTCAAAACGGAAGAAAGCATCTGGGTTCATGCCTTATCGGTGGGCGAGGTATTGAGCGCCCTTCCCCTTGCCCGTCATCTGAAACAGCGATACCCGGACAGACCGGTCGTTTTCAGCGCTTCAACACTCAGCGGCTTTGAAATCGCCAGCAGGGAAATGGCTGAAGATGTGGATGGCGTCGTTTATTTCCCCTACGATCATCCCTGGTGCATCCGAAGGGTGTTTTCTTTCCTTCGACCGGCAGTGGTCTGCATCGTGGAAACGGATATCTGGCCCAATTTCCTGCGATTCGCCCGCAAACGTCATATCCCGGTCATCTGGGCCAATGCGAGGGTATCGGAAGATTCCCTCAAAGGATACATGCGCTTTTCCTGGCTCTTCGGTCGTCTGTTTCGACAATTCACCTGGATCTGCCCGCAAAGCGAAACGGATCGCAGCCGGGTGCTTGCCGTGGGTGCTGATCCCCAACATGTGGCGGTGCTGGGAAATTTCAAATTCGACCAGCTTGCCCCGCCGCCGGATGAGCATTTCCAGAAATTCAAGAGAATCCTGGTTCCCGGAGCCGAGCAGAAACTGTTCATTGCCGGCAGCACACATGAAGGCGAGGAGCAGATCGTCCTCGCTGCCTTCCTGGAAGCGCGGGAGACCGTCTCCGGCTTGCGGCTCATTCTTGCCCCGAGACATCCCAAAAGGGCAAAAGCCCTCATGCAACTGGTTCAGGAGCGGCAGTGCAGCACCGAGCGTCTGAGCCGGATGCTGCAAACAGGCGTTGACCCGCCGGATGTGATCGTGGTGGATGGGATGGGCGCGCTCCGGGGCTTGTATGCCCTGTCGGATGTGGCATTTGTCGGCGGAAGTCTGGTGAACGCGGGCGGGCACAATCCGCTCGAACCGGCCACCTTTAGACTGCCCGTCCTTTTCGGACCCGACATGACGGATTTTGGGGAAATCTCCGAGCTGCTGCTGCAGCAGCATGCCGCCATCGTCGTGCATGACGCAGCGGAAATGGCTGCAGCCATACGAGATCTTCTGGCCGATCCCCAGGTGGCCAAAGACATGGGGGAAAGGGCTTATGGCGTCTTGCGGGCGCATCGGGGCGCGATCCAGAAAACAGCCGATCTGATCGGCCGATGCCTGCAACCGCCTGTGATGAACCCTTCAGCCGAGGCACATGCTCCAGAAATTCATTCACAAAGTTGA
- the lptG gene encoding LPS export ABC transporter permease LptG, translated as MTILDRYICKEILRNLLIVIVLVVTVYLTADFFEKIDNFMGAGLPAQKIISFFVLNLPFVIIQVLPVGVLLGVLITIGLMNKHVEVIALKSCGVGVYSLLKPVTLIGVLFTIGLFLLSETIVPLTTAKANAIWNRDVRKETLVRTREQNIWIRDDRSIIHIQHYIPDSRTLSGITINIFDDGFHLIKRLDAREGRLENRRLEMQDILEQRYDAKEQSYRIFHHDRLDVEVGFTLDRLKEVVREASEMSFRELYAYIDTIEKEGYPATSYRVDLQSKVAFPFVCIIMSVAGLGISLRREVREGLPIGVVYGIIMAFFYWVLNSFCTSLAYGGMLPPFLAAWIANIVFGCAGGIALINADF; from the coding sequence ATGACTATCCTGGATCGATACATCTGCAAGGAAATTTTACGCAATCTTTTGATTGTCATCGTCCTGGTGGTAACCGTCTACCTGACGGCTGACTTTTTCGAAAAAATCGATAATTTCATGGGGGCCGGGCTTCCCGCCCAAAAAATCATTTCCTTTTTTGTTCTCAATCTTCCTTTTGTCATCATTCAGGTGTTACCTGTCGGCGTGCTGTTGGGTGTGCTCATCACGATCGGCCTCATGAACAAGCATGTCGAAGTCATCGCGCTGAAAAGCTGCGGCGTCGGGGTGTACTCCCTTCTCAAGCCGGTGACGTTAATCGGAGTCCTGTTCACCATAGGCCTTTTCCTGTTGTCGGAAACCATCGTTCCGCTGACAACGGCCAAGGCCAATGCCATCTGGAACCGGGACGTGCGAAAAGAAACCCTTGTGCGCACCCGCGAGCAGAATATCTGGATCCGGGATGATCGCTCCATCATCCATATCCAGCACTACATCCCGGATTCCCGGACGCTCTCCGGCATTACCATCAATATTTTCGATGACGGTTTCCATCTGATCAAGCGTTTGGATGCGCGGGAAGGCAGACTGGAAAACCGAAGACTCGAGATGCAGGACATTCTGGAACAGCGATATGATGCCAAAGAGCAATCCTACCGCATCTTCCATCATGACCGGCTCGATGTCGAAGTCGGCTTTACCCTGGATCGGCTCAAGGAAGTGGTGCGCGAGGCCAGTGAAATGAGTTTTCGAGAGCTCTATGCCTATATCGATACCATCGAAAAGGAAGGGTATCCGGCGACGAGCTATCGAGTGGACCTTCAGTCCAAAGTGGCCTTTCCTTTCGTTTGTATCATCATGTCCGTTGCCGGACTGGGCATTTCCCTGCGCAGGGAAGTTCGTGAAGGGCTTCCCATCGGTGTGGTGTATGGCATCATCATGGCCTTCTTTTACTGGGTTTTGAACAGTTTCTGCACATCCCTGGCTTATGGCGGCATGTTGCCGCCTTTTCTTGCCGCATGGATCGCCAATATCGTTTTTGGCTGCGCCGGGGGAATCGCCCTGATCAATGCCGATTTCTAA
- the lptF gene encoding LPS export ABC transporter permease LptF produces the protein MMNLWPVTIVHRYLLKEFFLPFLVNIAFFSFVFLMTQILEITNMVVNYNLGLFRIVLIMIYTLPFFLEFVIPMSVMLSVLLTFLKLSADNEITALKAGGIGLYQLLPSVIVFSTIGCLLTATISLWGLPWGQTNFKRLAVETAQQHLDAVIKERTFNDAFKGVMLYVSHLDTRSRLLTDVFIEDQRTPNIVTTVVAPSGNLLNDVVRSRVVLRLYNGMINQVDVQRRSVNTVQFSTYDITLDLKQGKNAAVESGDKNPRDMYFPEILQLLRETTVRDGRYYKALMEFHKKFSLPLACLVMGLLATPLGIQFKSARRSYGIALGLGFFLLYYVLLSAGLVFGETGLYPPVIGMWLPDVVMAGIAAYLMVRVAQERPIDWQTPLLSASIWLRKHLPKPGKSS, from the coding sequence ATGATGAATCTCTGGCCCGTCACCATTGTCCATCGGTATCTGCTGAAAGAGTTTTTTCTGCCGTTTTTGGTCAATATCGCCTTTTTTTCCTTCGTGTTCCTCATGACCCAGATTCTCGAAATCACCAACATGGTGGTCAACTACAACCTGGGCCTGTTCCGCATCGTCCTGATCATGATTTACACCCTGCCTTTCTTTCTCGAATTCGTCATTCCCATGTCGGTCATGCTTTCAGTGCTTCTCACATTTTTGAAGCTTTCTGCAGACAATGAAATCACCGCACTCAAGGCCGGTGGAATCGGATTATACCAATTACTGCCTTCGGTGATCGTTTTTTCAACAATCGGTTGTCTGCTCACAGCCACCATCTCCCTGTGGGGCTTGCCCTGGGGCCAGACCAATTTCAAACGGCTCGCCGTCGAAACCGCGCAGCAGCACCTCGATGCCGTCATCAAGGAACGAACATTCAACGACGCATTCAAGGGCGTCATGCTGTATGTATCGCATCTGGACACGCGAAGCCGCCTGCTGACGGACGTTTTTATCGAAGATCAGCGAACGCCGAATATCGTTACCACTGTCGTCGCCCCGAGCGGTAACCTGCTCAACGATGTGGTCCGGAGCCGCGTGGTGCTGCGGCTGTACAACGGCATGATCAATCAGGTGGACGTTCAGCGCCGCTCGGTCAATACGGTCCAGTTCTCGACCTACGACATCACCCTCGATCTCAAACAGGGAAAGAATGCCGCAGTGGAATCCGGCGACAAGAATCCGAGGGACATGTACTTTCCGGAGATCCTGCAGCTGCTTCGGGAAACGACCGTTCGGGATGGCCGATACTACAAAGCGCTGATGGAATTTCACAAGAAATTTTCACTTCCTCTTGCCTGCCTGGTCATGGGGCTGCTCGCCACACCCCTCGGCATCCAATTCAAATCCGCCAGGCGATCCTATGGGATAGCGCTCGGCCTCGGATTTTTCCTCCTGTACTATGTTTTGCTGTCCGCTGGTTTGGTATTCGGAGAAACGGGCCTCTATCCGCCGGTAATCGGCATGTGGCTTCCGGATGTCGTCATGGCGGGAATCGCAGCGTACCTGATGGTCCGTGTTGCGCAGGAACGTCCCATCGACTGGCAGACACCGCTTCTGTCAGCCAGCATCTGGCTGCGGAAACATCTGCCGAAACCGGGAAAATCGTCATGA
- a CDS encoding sugar diacid recognition domain-containing protein, protein MQLSDSFWAMADRFMHFIEEITNCPMILCNEKGVIAKASVKSRVGTPHAGAQKILRGECEDYFVTAEEAAQNPLVKEGWNTPIVIDGKCVGTFGIAGKLELTRPLAKIAAMVLSAWIRQMEQQNKLQQTSEEVFGLINRLTRKIDETSATATDTTEKMSEAAKRTADKLKTTDGILHHVHRIAQQSHILSVNGAVEAARAGEHGRAFSVVVEEMGHLAVSTRETADQIQRTLDEIREVMLVMNASIDISVQNTQKQIGMMLEVVRNVDSLKEHVLALKASFEQ, encoded by the coding sequence ATGCAACTTTCCGACTCTTTCTGGGCAATGGCGGATCGTTTCATGCATTTCATCGAGGAAATCACCAATTGTCCCATGATTCTATGCAACGAAAAAGGAGTCATCGCAAAAGCCAGTGTCAAGAGCAGAGTCGGCACACCTCATGCGGGAGCCCAGAAAATCCTGCGGGGAGAATGCGAAGATTATTTTGTGACTGCGGAAGAAGCCGCCCAGAATCCGCTTGTCAAAGAGGGCTGGAACACACCGATTGTCATCGACGGGAAATGCGTGGGGACTTTCGGTATCGCAGGCAAACTCGAACTGACCAGACCCCTCGCCAAAATCGCCGCGATGGTTCTTTCCGCTTGGATTCGCCAGATGGAACAGCAAAACAAACTGCAACAAACCTCTGAAGAAGTTTTTGGATTAATCAACCGCCTCACCCGGAAGATCGATGAAACTTCGGCAACGGCAACCGATACGACCGAGAAAATGAGCGAAGCGGCAAAGCGAACCGCAGATAAACTGAAAACGACGGATGGCATCCTGCATCATGTTCACCGGATCGCCCAGCAAAGCCATATCCTGAGTGTAAACGGCGCTGTCGAGGCTGCAAGAGCAGGAGAGCATGGCAGGGCGTTTTCGGTTGTGGTGGAGGAAATGGGGCATCTTGCCGTCAGCACCCGGGAAACCGCGGACCAGATCCAACGCACCCTCGACGAAATCCGGGAAGTCATGCTCGTCATGAATGCCTCGATCGATATTTCCGTACAGAACACCCAAAAACAAATCGGCATGATGCTCGAGGTCGTTCGAAACGTCGATTCGCTCAAGGAACACGTCCTTGCCTTGAAAGCCAGTTTTGAGCAATGA
- a CDS encoding OsmC family protein: MEMIITFPGGKKVDSHYKGFTVKTDQPIEEGGENTAPEPFDLFLASIGTCAGIYVSSFCSERGVDPKDVRLVLQFKRNESTHMVETIDIEIRLPAGFPEKYKSAVVRAAQLCFVKKHLETPPKFQISASIETA; this comes from the coding sequence ATGGAAATGATCATCACCTTCCCAGGCGGTAAAAAAGTGGATTCCCATTACAAGGGTTTTACGGTGAAAACCGATCAGCCTATTGAAGAAGGCGGAGAAAACACGGCGCCCGAACCGTTCGATCTTTTTCTGGCGTCCATTGGAACCTGCGCCGGTATTTATGTGTCCTCGTTCTGTTCAGAACGCGGGGTGGATCCGAAAGATGTGCGGCTGGTGCTGCAGTTCAAGCGCAACGAGAGCACACACATGGTGGAAACCATCGACATCGAAATCCGTCTTCCCGCGGGTTTTCCGGAAAAATACAAATCTGCAGTCGTTCGGGCCGCTCAATTGTGTTTCGTGAAAAAGCATCTCGAAACCCCGCCCAAATTCCAGATCTCCGCCAGCATCGAAACAGCATGA